In Gossypium arboreum isolate Shixiya-1 chromosome 5, ASM2569848v2, whole genome shotgun sequence, a single genomic region encodes these proteins:
- the LOC108453303 gene encoding calmodulin-7, with the protein MADQLTDDQISEFKEAFSLFDKDGDGCITTKELGTVMRSLGQNPTEAELQDMINEVDADGNGTIDFPEFLNLMARKMKDTDSEEELKEAFRVFDKDQNGFISAAELRHVMTNLGEKLTDEEVDEMIREADVDGDGQINYEEFVKVMMAK; encoded by the exons ATGGCCGATCAACTTACGGACGATCAGATCTCTGAGTTCAAGGAGGCTTTCAGCCTCTTTGACAAGGATGGCGATG GTTGCATTACTACCAAGGAGCTGGGGACTGTGATGCGGTCACTTGGTCAGAACCCTACTGAGGCAGAACTCCAAGATATGATCAATGAAGTTGATGCTGATGGAAATGGGACCATTGATTTTCCTGAATTCCTTAACCTAATGGCAAGGAAGATGAAGGATACTGATTCCGAGGAAGAACTTAAAGAGGCTTTCAGGGTGTTTGACAAGGACCAGAATGGTTTCATATCTGCTGCTGAGCTTCGCCATGTCATGACAAATCTCGGTGAGAAGCTTACAGATGAGGAAGTTGATGAGATGATCCGTGAAGCTGATGTTGATGGTGATGGGCAGATCAACTATGAGGAGTTCGTCAAAGTCATGATGGCCAAGTAA